The sequence below is a genomic window from Canis aureus isolate CA01 chromosome 26, VMU_Caureus_v.1.0, whole genome shotgun sequence.
ggcacctgagtggctcagtggttgagtatctgcttttggctcaggtggtgatcctggaatcctgggattaagccctgcatctggctccctgcaaggagcctgcttctccctctgcctccctctctgtgtctctcatgaataaataaataaaatctttaaaaaacaataaataaacctACCTACAGATGGTGGTGGGGATGAAATGAGATGCTTATAGGGAAGTTTTTGCAGTACTCCACACAGTGAATCTCGAGAAATAGATGATTAGGGCAGCCCCATGgcggctcggcagtttagcgccgccttcagcccagggtgtgatcctggagaccccagattgagtcccaggtcgggctccctgcatggagcctgcttctccctctgcctgtgtctctgcctctctctttctctgtgtgtctctcatgaataaataaaatcttttttaaaaaagaaatagatgataaTATGGCTctgaggtgaagtgacttgctcaaggcgACACAGCTGGGTGACTCCAAAGCCAATGCTCATTAATTCGTGAATTCTAGAGCTTCAATTTTCCTATAAGGGAAGTATCTTCACCTCACAGATTCATTTATTAGATAAGCATAGAAAGTTCCcagcaggagtgcctgggtgactcggttaagcatctgacttgggttcaggtcctgggatggagtctgcatCAGGTCCATGTTCAGttaggagtctgcttgtccctctgcctctccctctgcccctctccctgctcatgctctccctctctctcagataaataaatattttttaaaaagattttatttattcattcatgagaatcagagagagagagggagagagagagagagagagagagagagagagaggcagagacacaggtagagggagaagcaggctccatgcagggagcccaatgtcggaCTTGATtggatccgggtctccaggatcaggctctgggctgaaggcggcgctaaactgctgagccacccaggctgcccaataaaatcttttagaaaaaagaagaagaaaaagaaagtgcctggcacatagtgagccCTTTAAATccatattcttgtttttttttaaagattttatttatttatttatttgagagagagagaacacaagcagggggagcggcaggcagagggagaaacaggctgctcatggagcagggagcctgatacagggctgtatcgcaggaccccgggatcaagatctgagctgaaggcagatgcttaactgagcaacccaggcaccccacttcttGGGTTGTTATGTTGCCTTTCCCAAGTGATGCCTCCAGGAAGGCAAACACAGACCCTTTCCTAAAGGGGCTGGtggggaagagagaagggagggaccCATACTGGGGAAACTTTGGGGCTGaagctccgtgctcagtgcagaaGGGGCTGGAGAACTGAAAGCCACCTACCCCTCAACGCCATCATCCGCCCTGCCCCGTTTTGCAGTTGAAGAGTCCCAAACCTAGAGAGATAAGAAGGCATTTGTTGTAAGTCACACGGGGCAGATTGGAGTCCAAGTCCCCAATCTCCTGATCCCAAGTTGGAATCCCTGTCTTGGCCCGTAATTAAAAGCGACCATGGCCATTATTGGGGACTTGAGACGTGCACTGCGGTAAGCATTTTCTGTGTTTGATCTCATTTTGTCCTCCCATCAATTTAGGGACAAAGGGCCCtttttttacagttgaggaagcaAATTCAGAGTGGAGGACATCTGCCTGGAGCCCTGGAGAAGAGTGAAGCCTGTCTGCTGGTTTCCAGATGCCCTGCACTTCCCCCTTTACTCCCCTTGGAAGACAGGGCTTGCTGCGCTGGAATTCCCCAATCCCTGCCTGAGGGAGCACACTCCTTCCGCCTTGAggtggggtagggggaggaaGCTGATGAGCAAGGTTTCcagggaggggaaaagaggaTGGAGCCCAGCAGCGTGAGAAGGGGGATTGCTGGGCTCAGGAAGAGGCCTTGGGGAAACTTCCATCCCTTGCCCTTGGGCTGACCACTTAGGGCCTTTGGGTGGTGAGCTCAGGGAGTCCTGTAGCCTTAACTCTCTCCCTTGCTTTCATTCAGTTCCCACAAGCTCTGCAGTTTGCAAAACCCAACCCTTCCCCTATGGGCCTGTGGTTTCCTGTGGGTCGGGGGTCCTGCCTGACTCGGCAGTGGGAACTGTGGGCAGGGGGTAGAGGAGGACGTGGTGTAAGCCCTTTCTTTGCCTTCTCATGCTGgggccgcccccctccccaacacaccCCATCCCCTGAGTCAGCCCCTACTTGCCAGGGAGGGGCGGGGTTACTGATTCAGTGAACAGTGCCTTCTTAAACCCCTCACAGGGTCAGCTAGTAGCTAGACACACCACTACCCTCACCATGagccccaggcagcccctggtCCTGGTGTTCCTGGTGCTGGGCTGCTGCTCTGCAGCTCCCAGACCACACAAGCCCACCGTTGTGGTCTTTCCAGGAGACATGAGAACTAATCTCACTGACAAGCAGCTGGCAGAGGTAGGCTAATCCCCCCGTCTGGAGTTAGGGAGGGCTGGCTCCCCAGGAGTCACAGGAAGGGCATGTGGCCTGGAAGGAGATACCTTGGGGCAAGCTGGGGGTGATGGGCATGTCTGGAGAATAGAGGtgtccaagatcaggccctggggggGTCCTGCAGAGGCTCTGGACAGTGATGGCCAGGAATGGCTaaaatgggggtggtggtgcatTTGCATTGGAGGGTTCCAGAGTGGGCATGGGCTGGGGGTAGACAGGGCTAAATGCTAGGGACCCCCCGAGATAGGCACGGGCCAGGGGCATCCAGGCTGGGAAGGAGCTGAGGATATCTACAGGGAAGGGAGTTAATGGGTGGGTGGGCATTAGTACAGGTATCCAAGGTACGAAGTCCTGTGTAGTCTCTAGTCCCTGAGTGCCTGGACAGATGCAATCCAGCCACAtagggcagagaaagaatcagGGCTCTGGAATATCTTTGCTCCTCCATCCACAGGAATATCTGTTTCGCTATGGCTACACTCAAGTGGCCGAGCTGAGCAACGACAAGCAGTCCCTGAGTCGCGGGCTGCGGCTTCTCCAGAGGCGCCTGGCTCTGCCTGAGACTGGAGAGCTGGACAAAACCACCCTGGAGGCCATGCGGGCCCCGCGCTGCGGCGTCCCGGACCTGGGCAAATTCCAGACCTTTGAGGGCGACCTCAAGTGGCACCACAACGACATCACTTACTGGTGCGCGGCCGGGCTCCGCGGAGGCGCGGGACCGGGGCGGGAGGGCCAGACCCCGCGCGGCGGTGATCTCATCCTTAGACGGGTCCCTGGGTTTaaatgggcagcctggggcaAGTGGCTCCACCTCTGAGCCCCTGTTTCTCCTTCAGGGAAATGGGTCTCGCACGCACCCTTGAATCTTCCTGCTAGGGCCATTGTGAGCGTCCCAAGAGAAAAATGCGTCTGAGGGCGCTTTGTAGATGCAAGCGCGGAGCGCAGGGAGCACTGCGCTTGCTGAGGTCGCTGACACACCGGGTGTCGCTGCTACTGCCCCGGGCTCCGGCCTCACTTCTGACCTATAGCCTCCCGCCTTTCCCCCCTCAGGATACAAAACTACTCGGAAGACTTGCCCCGCGACGTGATCGACGACGCCTTTGCCCGAGCCTTCGCGGTCTGGAGCGCGGTGACGCCGCTCACCTTCACTCGCGTGTACGGCCCCGAAGCCGACATCATCATTCAGTTCGGTGTTAGGGGTGAGAGCGCGAGCAGGGGAAGGCCAGGAGGGTCTCGGACCGGGAGAGCGGAGAGAGGACCGCGGAGGGAGTGGGGCGGGCGGTGGACCGGCTCTGAGCCCGGTGCGCGCAGCCTGGCCCGGCTGGCCCCGTGCGCCCCCTCCCGCCCGGCGCCGCACAGCGCGGGGACTCGAGGCTCGGACCGCTCCGGGCGGGTCTCCGCCCACACTCGAGGCAGCGCCGGTGCGCAGCGCGCAATCTGCACAGCTGCGCTCAGCTAACGCCCTTCTCCCCACCTGCTTCCCCAGAGCACGGAGATGGGTATCCCTTCGATGGGAAGAACGGGCTTCTGGCTCACGCCTTTCCTCCCGGCCCGGGCATTCAGGGAGACGCCCACTTCGACGACGAGGAGTTATGGACTCTGGGCAAGGGCGTCGGTGAGATCCTGAGCCGCCCCGGCCCCCACTCCCTTCTCTTTTCACACTCATCACCGGCCACCCTGACCCCGTCCCCCTCCTCCCGCAGTGGTTCCGACCCACTTCGGAAACGCAGATGGCGCCCCCTGCCACTTCCCCTTCACCTTCGAGGGCCGCTCCTACTCGGCCTGCACCACGGACGGCCGCTCCGATGACACGCCCTGGTGCAGCACCACGGCCGACTATGACACCGACCGTCGGTTCGGCTTCTGCCCCAGCGAGAGTGAGTGCGGGGTCGCGGCGGGGGTGAGCGGCGCCCACCCCCTCGAGGGGCCAGAACCCTAGAGTTTCATCCCGGCGCTGCCACTAGGGCTGTGCGGCCTGGCCTGCAAGTCAGCCTCTCGTCCTCTGGGGccagtttctcatctgtgaaatgggtacaGGAGGGATGGGGGACACAGAGTGGGGGGTCAGTATACTCATGGCATCTTCGGGTAATTGTGTGGGTCTCCCCAGAACTCTACACCCAGGACGGCAATGGGGACGGCAAGCCCTGCGTGTTTCCGTTCACCTTCGAGGGCCGCTCCTACTCCACGTGCACCACCGACGGCCGCTCGGACGGCTACCGCTGGTGCTCCACCACCGCCGACTACGACCAGGACAAACTCTACGGCTTCTGCCCAACCCGAGGTACCTCTGCTCCGCCTGCCAGACTCAGGCCCGCCCCACTTAGTTTCGCATTGGTCCCTGAAGTGGGGCTCCTCCACCCATCGGTTTGTCTCTCCACTCCACGCTGGTCCTCAGGACCGCGGTGTCTCTGTCCACGGTCACAGCCCTTCGGACTGACGTCCACGTgccgcccctccccaccccgcacccctgcGGCTTGGCCTTTTAGTCCGGCTTGCTGCCTCTCCTGCAGTCTCCGTCGGTAGGCCCCGCCCACCACCCTAGCCCGGGCTCAGCTGCATCCCCAGCGTCCCCTAGGCTTTTAAAATAGGACACCAGGATTATCTAGCTCCCAGTTTGGCCCGCGCCTGGTTCCTTACTGGGCCCACCCACCTGGCTCACCCAAGGCGCTTCCTGTCTCCAGTCGATTCCGCGGTGACCGGGGGCAACTCCGCCGGGGAGCCGTGTGTCTTCCCCTTCATCTTCCTGGGCAAGCAGTACTCGACGTGCACCAGGGAGGGCCGCGGAGATGGGCACCTCTGGTGCGCCACCACTTCGAACTTTGACAGAGACAAGAAGTGGGGCTTCTGCCCGGACCAAGGTGAACAGGGTTCCAAGGTTGGGGGCATTggtgttgggggagggagggccagggCTCACATCCCAGGGCCTCTCTTTCCTCCAGGATACAGCCTGTTCCTTGTGGCCGCCCATGAGTTCGGCCACGCGCTGGGTTTAGATCATTCATCGGTGCCAGAAGCGCTCATGTACCCCATGTACAGCTTCACCGAGGGCCCCCCCCTGCATGAAGACGACGTGAGGGGCATCCAGCATCTGTACGGTGAGGttgggggcagggatggaggaAGGGGTGGGGCTTTGTCGCAGTACCCACAATGGGGAAacggagggaggtgggcaggggggaccTCAACGTTTATCTGTGGGAAAGCCTGGGGCCAGTGGGTCCAATTGCTGCCTGGTCATTGCTTGGAGATGGTGATAAAGAGCCTAGACTCTAGACTGAGTCTAGACAGACGTGGGTTCAAAAGCCAGTCCAGCCACTTCCTGGCTAGGTGACCATGGAAGTTACTTCACCTCTCAATTTTCTCACCTGTTAAATGGCACCTGCTCATAGGGTTGTTGGGAGGTTTGAGTGAGTTAGAATaatgcctgacatatagtagACACCATATGAGTGTTTAATATCTTGTTATCATCACTTATGATCATTAATATTATTCCTTCAttaaaaaatggagatattaaAGAATCTActtgatggtatttttttttaagtcaaatgaGCTAATGCGAATTTATAAAGCTCTTAGCAGTAAGTTTGGCGCTCAAAAAACACTTCTTTCCCACCAccctggagggggagggagagctcCTGCATGTCCTGTGTCCGTAAGGCCCAGTGGGTTCCTACACAGCCCAGGGATTGGACAAACATGACTAGAATGAAAGGTGAATGgataggggtggggtggggaatgggccTGTCAGTGTGATTGAGGGAAGGCAGTTCCAACACCCAAAGTGAGGAGAGGGAGTGTTAAACGCCTAACTGGTGGGGTTTGGGGTGGCATATATTCCACCAGCAGAGATGTGTGCAGGAATAGAGGTATCTCATCCGGATGCCCCCGTCTCTCTTTAGGTCCTCGCCCTGAACCTGAGCCACAGCCTCCAAccgccccgcccaccgccccgcCCACCGTCTGCGCTACTGGTCCTCCCACCACCCGCCCCTCAGAGCGCCCCACTGCTGGCCCCACAGGCCCCCCTGCAGCTGGCCCCACGGGTCCCCCCACTGCTGGCCCCTCTGAGGCCCCTACAGTGCCTGTGGATCCGGCAGAGGATATATGCAAAGTGAACATCTTCGACGCCATCGCGGAGATCAGGAACTACTTGCATTTCTTCAAGGAAGGGTGAGCGGGCTTGGTTGTGTGGCTGGGGGAGGCGACTTGGAGGGGCATCTGCCTGCCCCTCTCCGCCCACTGGCCTCGGGTTCAAAATTCAGTGCCCCGCTGCTCCCTTTTCTCATTCCCAGGAAGTACTGGCGATTCTCCAAGGGCAAGGGACGCCGGGTGCAGGGCCCCTTCCTTATCACCGACACGTGGCCTGCGCTGCCCCGCAAGCTGGACTCCGCCTTTGAGGACGGGCTCACCAAGAAGACTTTCTTCTTCTCTGGTtagtttcctcctttttcttcctccgCTCCCGCCATCCTCATCCTCGCCAATCTAGGAGGGCCAAGAGACCGAGTATAAATCCGCGAAACAGTTTACGCGGATTAGGAAAAAGGCGCCCCCTTCTGGCGCCGATCGTCACCGTCCCCTTGCACAGTCCGATGGAGCCGGTCTCCTCCGTGGGCACCGAGTCTGCGGGCACCTCGGGCGCAGAAGGGCCTCGCTGGGTTCTTCTCCTTGACATTCAAGAGCAATGTGTGTCCACTCCCTGCCCCCAGACCGACGTGGCTCTTCTCCCCTGCAGGGCGCCAAGTGTGGGTGTACACAGGCACGTCGGTGGTAGGCCCGAGGCGTCTGGACAAGCTGGGCCTGGGCCCGGAGGTTACCCAAGTCACCGGCGCCCTCCCGCAAGGCGGGGGTAAGGTGCTGCTGTTCAGCAGGCAGCGCTTCTGGAGGTGAGAGTCACGGCGACCGCCGACCGCCGGCAGGGGGACATCGGGCGACATCCGCCCACCCCGCCCTCCAACTCAGCACCTGTCTCTTCACCACCTGTTTCTTCACCACCTTCCTGCAGTTTCGACGTGAAGACGCAGACCGTGGATCCCAGGAGCGCCGGCTCGGTGGAACAGATGTACCCCGGGGTGCCCTTGAACACGCATGACATCTTCCAGTACCAAGGTGAGGGCTGCAGACCCGCGGGTCAGGAGGGAGTACCCCCCCCTTCCTACCTTAGCCTGCCTCAGGTGATTGGTCAAattctgaagaagagaaaaaaaaaaaatcctctggaGACTGAGGCAAATGCCCCAGCACAGATGAAGTTCCTTAAAAATGTAGAGACCTTTCCCAGATCATGAAGGGACACTAGGAACAACCAGAACTAGAACCCAGATATCCTGCCTCCCTGGCTGGAAGCTCTTTCCCAGACAGTACAGGACACGTGGTTTGCTGGGAGGCTCATTCCTTTATTAGAcaatatttatcaagtgcctaTAATATGCCAGGCACCCATGCTGACATGGGAAATAcagtgattaaaaaacaaaacaaaacaatttgtaACTatctttgggcaagtcactgctgctcatggagcctcatttccccatctgtaaaatgggcatgatagCTGGAGTTACCCGTACTTTCTCTGTCTCACCGCTCACATATAATCAGTTGACAAGTTCTGTTGACTCTACTAACAAAATATTCAGTTTTCACCATCTCCTTTGTAAATACTCTGTTCCAAGGTATACTGGTTGTTCAATGCCATCAGGATGTTCTCAGGAGTAGGGAATGTGTAGGAGTGCAGGGCCACGGTCCTGGGAATGACTACAGACCAGTTCCAAGGTCAAAGAAACTACTGGGATCTGATCTTCCCCTCATACCCTCCCAGCACTCCAGTGGTTCCTGCTCTGCACCACCCACCTGGCCTCTGGCTGCTCTTTGAACAGGTCAAGGTCACTCCTAGCTCCAGGCCTCTGTGCTTTTTGTTCCCACACCCGGAAGGTTCTCCCCCAGA
It includes:
- the MMP9 gene encoding matrix metalloproteinase-9, with translation MSPRQPLVLVFLVLGCCSAAPRPHKPTVVVFPGDMRTNLTDKQLAEEYLFRYGYTQVAELSNDKQSLSRGLRLLQRRLALPETGELDKTTLEAMRAPRCGVPDLGKFQTFEGDLKWHHNDITYWIQNYSEDLPRDVIDDAFARAFAVWSAVTPLTFTRVYGPEADIIIQFGVREHGDGYPFDGKNGLLAHAFPPGPGIQGDAHFDDEELWTLGKGVVVPTHFGNADGAPCHFPFTFEGRSYSACTTDGRSDDTPWCSTTADYDTDRRFGFCPSEKLYTQDGNGDGKPCVFPFTFEGRSYSTCTTDGRSDGYRWCSTTADYDQDKLYGFCPTRVDSAVTGGNSAGEPCVFPFIFLGKQYSTCTREGRGDGHLWCATTSNFDRDKKWGFCPDQGYSLFLVAAHEFGHALGLDHSSVPEALMYPMYSFTEGPPLHEDDVRGIQHLYGPRPEPEPQPPTAPPTAPPTVCATGPPTTRPSERPTAGPTGPPAAGPTGPPTAGPSEAPTVPVDPAEDICKVNIFDAIAEIRNYLHFFKEGKYWRFSKGKGRRVQGPFLITDTWPALPRKLDSAFEDGLTKKTFFFSGRQVWVYTGTSVVGPRRLDKLGLGPEVTQVTGALPQGGGKVLLFSRQRFWSFDVKTQTVDPRSAGSVEQMYPGVPLNTHDIFQYQEKAYFCQDRFYWRVNSRNEVNQVDEVGYVTFDILQCPED